From the genome of Bacteroides sp. MSB163, one region includes:
- the upp gene encoding uracil phosphoribosyltransferase — translation MKIINFAETNSILNQYVAEIRDVQVQNDRLRFRRNIERIGEIMAYEMSKDFAYSLKNIQTPLGIASVQTPDNQLVLSTILRAGLPFHQGFLSYFDGAENAFVSAYRKYKDTLKFDIHIEYIASPRIDGKTLIITDPMLATGSSMELSYQAMLTKGHPSEIHVASIIASRQAVEHIAETFPEDKTTIWCATIDPEINEHSYIVPGLGDAGDLAFGEKE, via the coding sequence ATGAAGATAATCAATTTTGCCGAAACAAACTCCATCCTGAACCAGTATGTTGCCGAGATCCGGGATGTGCAAGTACAAAACGACCGTCTCCGCTTTCGCCGAAACATTGAACGCATCGGGGAAATTATGGCGTATGAAATGAGTAAGGACTTTGCTTATTCGTTGAAGAATATCCAGACTCCACTGGGGATAGCATCTGTGCAAACTCCGGATAATCAGTTGGTATTAAGCACCATTCTGCGTGCCGGACTACCTTTCCATCAGGGCTTTCTGAGCTACTTTGATGGTGCGGAAAATGCTTTTGTTTCCGCTTACCGAAAGTATAAGGATACGCTGAAGTTTGATATTCATATTGAGTACATCGCTTCACCACGCATTGACGGAAAGACACTGATTATTACGGACCCTATGCTGGCAACAGGTAGTAGCATGGAACTGAGCTATCAGGCTATGCTGACGAAAGGGCATCCGTCGGAAATACATGTCGCTTCCATTATTGCCAGCCGTCAGGCGGTAGAACACATTGCTGAAACATTTCCTGAAGACAAGACTACAATATGGTGTGCTACCATCGACCCAGAGATAAACGAACATTCATATATCGTTCCGGGGTTGGGAGATGCAGGAGATTTGGCATTCGGCGAAAAAGAATAA
- a CDS encoding HAMP domain-containing sensor histidine kinase yields the protein MKKSYYILFTITATAAVLYLLGNWVGRSFGLNRQQVIRNIHEAYGRATDAFETGQTKDLAAFFRRELDDVNLKRIKFRLDTVSLHSDSIVLKQDLRYFSDYRKLLEQHYTFVCPVNDAQGVHAYIQNLRAGFIGKLLYMFFGTIVALGLLLFAIRKQVDIIRRQDELARMREDFSSAMVHDMKNPISSILIGLKVLRSGKVDSKPEKKEKHFDILEAEAQHLLALANKVLTISKLEHGQLLLDKNWIQLRPMVDELVHTFTAKAEKPITFQVDLQEEGAYADEEYLKEALSNLIDNAVKYSKDTIDIQITSCLSGQYIQIRVRDNGIGIPLAAQRIVFDKFERVITRNEDEKKKVSGFGLGLNYVMNVAREHGGYVSVESIEGKYSEFTVSLPLPAENEEANPED from the coding sequence ATGAAAAAGTCGTATTATATACTCTTTACAATAACTGCAACTGCCGCTGTCCTGTACTTGCTTGGAAATTGGGTGGGACGAAGTTTCGGACTGAACCGGCAGCAAGTAATACGTAATATCCATGAGGCTTACGGGCGTGCGACGGATGCATTTGAGACCGGTCAGACTAAAGATCTGGCTGCCTTTTTTCGTCGCGAACTGGATGATGTGAATCTGAAGCGGATCAAGTTCCGCCTGGATACAGTATCTTTACACAGTGATTCCATCGTATTGAAACAGGATTTACGGTATTTTTCTGATTATCGGAAGCTGTTGGAGCAGCACTATACCTTCGTGTGCCCTGTGAATGACGCTCAGGGGGTACATGCTTATATCCAGAATCTTCGTGCCGGGTTTATCGGTAAACTGCTTTATATGTTCTTCGGAACGATAGTGGCTTTGGGACTTCTATTATTTGCCATACGTAAACAGGTGGATATTATCCGCCGGCAGGATGAGTTGGCACGAATGCGTGAAGATTTCTCTTCTGCTATGGTTCACGACATGAAGAATCCGATCAGTTCCATCTTGATTGGGCTTAAAGTGCTTCGTAGTGGAAAGGTAGATAGTAAGCCTGAGAAGAAAGAAAAACACTTCGATATACTGGAGGCGGAAGCTCAACATTTGCTTGCACTGGCCAATAAAGTACTGACTATCTCTAAACTGGAACATGGACAATTGTTGCTGGATAAGAATTGGATTCAACTCCGTCCTATGGTGGATGAGTTGGTACACACGTTCACTGCTAAGGCAGAAAAGCCTATCACATTTCAGGTTGATTTGCAGGAAGAGGGAGCTTATGCTGATGAGGAGTATCTGAAAGAGGCTTTAAGTAACCTGATAGATAATGCTGTGAAATATTCTAAGGATACAATAGATATACAGATTACTTCCTGCCTTTCCGGACAGTATATTCAGATCAGGGTACGGGATAATGGAATCGGTATTCCGCTTGCGGCTCAACGGATTGTATTTGATAAGTTTGAACGCGTCATTACCCGGAACGAGGATGAGAAGAAGAAAGTATCCGGTTTCGGTTTGGGACTGAACTATGTGATGAATGTAGCCCGGGAGCATGGAGGGTACGTCAGTGTGGAGAGTATAGAAGGGAAATATAGCGAATTTACTGTTTCTTTGCCGTTGCCGGCGGAGAACGAAGAGGCTAATCCGGAGGATTGA
- a CDS encoding 2-oxoacid:ferredoxin oxidoreductase subunit beta: MSEYTAKDFKKGQPRWCPGCGDHFFLNSLHKALAEIGVKPWETAVISGIGCSSRLPYYMNTYAMQTIHGRAAAISTGCKVTNPNLSVWQVSGDGDGLAIGGNHFIHAIRRNIDINILLLNNRIYGLTKGQYSPTSPRGFVSKSSPYGTVEDPFHPAELCFGARGRFFARCVATDGPGTGEILKAAANHKGAAVCEILQHCVIFNDGTYDSVYNKDGRAKNAIYLEHGKPMLFGENKEFGLMQEGFGLKVVKLGENGITEKDILVHDAHCMDNTLQLKLALMEGPDFPVALGVIRDVEAPTYDDAIMEQIEEVSAKKKYHNFKELLMTNDIWEVK; encoded by the coding sequence ATGAGCGAATATACAGCTAAAGATTTCAAAAAAGGACAACCTCGTTGGTGTCCGGGTTGCGGTGACCACTTCTTCTTGAATTCACTGCACAAAGCATTGGCAGAAATCGGTGTTAAGCCTTGGGAAACTGCCGTTATTTCAGGTATCGGTTGCTCTAGCCGTCTACCTTATTATATGAATACATATGCGATGCAGACTATCCACGGACGTGCTGCCGCCATCTCTACCGGATGTAAAGTAACCAATCCTAACCTGAGCGTTTGGCAGGTTTCAGGTGACGGTGACGGTCTGGCTATCGGTGGTAACCACTTTATCCATGCTATCCGTCGCAATATAGATATCAACATTCTGTTGCTGAACAACCGCATCTACGGTTTGACAAAAGGACAATATTCTCCGACGTCTCCCCGTGGCTTCGTCAGCAAATCCTCTCCTTATGGTACGGTAGAAGATCCGTTCCACCCAGCTGAACTTTGCTTCGGTGCCCGTGGACGTTTCTTTGCACGCTGTGTAGCTACAGATGGTCCCGGTACAGGAGAAATTCTGAAGGCTGCCGCTAACCATAAAGGAGCCGCTGTGTGTGAGATTCTGCAACACTGCGTTATCTTCAATGACGGAACCTACGACTCTGTATACAACAAAGACGGACGTGCCAAAAATGCTATCTATCTGGAACACGGTAAGCCGATGCTTTTCGGTGAGAACAAAGAGTTTGGATTGATGCAGGAAGGCTTCGGACTGAAAGTTGTGAAGTTAGGCGAGAACGGTATCACAGAAAAGGATATCCTCGTTCATGATGCACACTGCATGGATAATACATTGCAACTGAAATTGGCTCTGATGGAAGGGCCTGACTTCCCGGTTGCTCTCGGTGTGATCCGCGATGTAGAAGCTCCGACTTATGACGATGCTATCATGGAACAGATTGAAGAAGTATCGGCAAAGAAGAAGTATCACAACTTCAAGGAACTGTTGATGACAAATGATATTTGGGAAGTGAAGTAA
- a CDS encoding 2-oxoacid:acceptor oxidoreductase subunit alpha: MANDMMVKELDQVVVRFSGDSGDGMQLAGNIFSTVSATVGNDISTFPDYPADIRAPQGSLTGVSGFQVHIGASKVFTPGDKCDVLVAMNAAALKTQYKFAKSTACIIIDTDCFQASDLQKAAFKTDNPIEEMGIKQDVIAAPISQMVKDCLAETGMDNKAMLKCRNMFALGLVCWLFNRDLKIAEDFLREKFAKKPEIAEANIKVIHAGYDYGHNTHASVAHTYKIESKIKTPGIYMDIMGNKATAYGFIAAAEKAGLKLFLGSYPITPATDVLHELSKHKSLGVITVQCEDEISGCATAIGASFAGALAVTTTSGPGICLKSEAMNLAVITELPLVVLNVQRGGPSTGLPTKSEQTDLLQALFGRNGESPMPVIAATSPTNCFDAAYAACKMALEHMTPVVLLTDGFVANGSGAWKLPDLDTYPEIKPQYVTPEMKDNYTPYKRNPENQVRYWAIPGQEGYTHILGGLEKDSNTGAISTDPENHNLMCHLRAEKVAKIAVPDVEVQGYADDADLLIVGFGGTYGHLYSAMEEMNKAGQKVALAHFSYINPLPKNTAEVLKKYKKVVVAEQNLGQFAGYLRMKVDNFTPYQFNEVKGQPFVVSELVAAFTKILKK, translated from the coding sequence ATGGCAAACGACATGATGGTAAAAGAACTGGATCAAGTGGTAGTCCGCTTTTCCGGAGACTCCGGCGATGGTATGCAGCTCGCCGGCAACATCTTTTCAACAGTATCGGCTACGGTGGGAAATGACATCAGTACTTTCCCTGACTATCCCGCAGATATCCGCGCCCCGCAAGGCTCTCTGACCGGTGTATCAGGTTTCCAGGTACACATCGGCGCCAGCAAAGTATTCACCCCGGGTGATAAATGCGACGTATTGGTAGCTATGAACGCTGCCGCATTGAAAACACAGTATAAGTTTGCTAAGTCTACTGCTTGTATCATCATCGACACAGACTGTTTCCAGGCTTCCGATTTACAGAAAGCCGCTTTCAAGACTGACAATCCTATCGAAGAAATGGGTATTAAGCAAGACGTGATTGCTGCTCCTATCTCTCAAATGGTGAAAGATTGCCTGGCAGAAACAGGTATGGACAATAAAGCAATGCTGAAATGCCGCAACATGTTCGCTCTCGGCCTGGTTTGCTGGTTGTTCAATCGTGACCTGAAGATTGCAGAAGATTTCCTTAGAGAGAAATTCGCAAAAAAGCCGGAAATAGCTGAAGCCAACATCAAGGTAATTCACGCCGGCTACGACTATGGTCACAATACACATGCTTCTGTAGCGCATACTTATAAGATAGAAAGTAAGATAAAAACACCCGGAATATACATGGATATCATGGGTAACAAAGCTACAGCCTACGGTTTCATTGCTGCTGCAGAAAAGGCAGGTCTGAAGTTATTCCTGGGTTCTTATCCCATCACTCCTGCTACGGACGTATTACATGAACTCTCCAAACATAAATCTTTAGGTGTCATTACCGTTCAATGCGAAGATGAGATTTCCGGCTGTGCTACAGCTATCGGTGCATCTTTTGCAGGCGCATTGGCTGTAACTACCACTTCCGGTCCGGGTATCTGCTTGAAATCAGAGGCTATGAACCTGGCAGTGATTACAGAACTTCCTCTGGTTGTTCTGAACGTACAGCGCGGTGGCCCTTCCACAGGTTTGCCGACTAAATCGGAACAAACTGACTTATTGCAGGCTTTGTTTGGCCGTAACGGTGAAAGCCCGATGCCGGTTATTGCCGCAACCTCACCGACAAACTGCTTCGATGCAGCTTATGCAGCTTGTAAGATGGCTTTGGAGCACATGACTCCAGTGGTTCTGTTGACAGACGGTTTCGTAGCCAACGGTTCCGGTGCATGGAAGCTGCCGGATCTGGATACATATCCTGAAATCAAACCTCAGTATGTTACTCCTGAAATGAAGGATAACTATACTCCTTATAAACGCAACCCTGAGAACCAGGTACGTTACTGGGCCATTCCGGGACAAGAAGGCTATACTCATATCCTCGGTGGTCTGGAAAAAGACAGCAACACAGGTGCGATCTCTACCGATCCTGAAAACCACAACCTGATGTGCCACCTGCGTGCAGAAAAAGTTGCAAAGATTGCTGTGCCCGATGTAGAAGTACAAGGCTATGCAGATGATGCAGACCTGCTGATTGTAGGTTTTGGCGGTACTTACGGACACTTGTATTCTGCTATGGAAGAGATGAACAAAGCCGGACAAAAAGTAGCCTTAGCTCACTTCTCTTATATCAACCCACTGCCTAAAAATACGGCTGAAGTATTGAAGAAATATAAGAAAGTGGTAGTTGCCGAACAGAATCTGGGACAATTTGCCGGTTATCTCCGCATGAAGGTAGATAATTTCACTCCGTATCAATTCAACGAAGTCAAGGGACAGCCGTTCGTAGTAAGCGAATTGGTGGCTGCCTTCACCAAGATACTGAAGAAGTGA
- the secDF gene encoding protein translocase subunit SecDF: MQNKGFVKVFAVLLTLVCVFYLSFSFVTRHYTNKAKEFAKGDVKVEQDYLDSLANEKVFFGNWTLKQCREMEISLGLDLKGGMNVILEVSVPDVIKALADNKPDEAFNQALANAAKQAISSQDDVITLFVREYHKIAPDARLSELFATQQLKDKVNQKTSDAEVEKVLRTEVKAAVDNSYNVLRTRIDRFGVVQPNIQSLEDKMGRIMVELPGIKEPERVRKLLQGSANLEFWETYNAKDIAPYLQAADNKLRSILANEAPADSAAVDSTAAPVVAQAISTADSLAAALKGENKAQSVDLAQIKKEHPLLAVLQVNSSGQGPVVAYANYKDTADINKYLSMKEIQAELPKDLRLKWGVSAYEYDPKGQTFELYAIRSTERNGRAPLEGDVVVSAKDEYDQFGKPAVSMSMNTDGSRRWAQLTKQNIGKSIAIVLDGYVYSAPNVNTEITGGNSQITGHFTPEQAKDLANVLKSGKMPAPARIVQEDIVGPSLGQASINAGVFSFIVALILLMIYMCSMYGFIPGMVANGALVLNMFFTMGILSSFQAALTMSGIAGMVLALGMAVDANVLIYERTKEELRAGKGVKKALADGYSNAFSAIFDSNLTSIITGIILFNFGTGPIRGFATTLIIGILISFFTAVFMTRLVYEYFMNKDKWLNLTFSSKISKNLMTNVHFDFMGRNKQWFTITGIILVICIGSLFVRGLSQSIDFTGGRNFKVQFENAVEPEQVRELIASKFGDSNVSVIAIGTDKKTVRISTNYRIEEEGNNVDSEIEAYLYETLKPVLTQNITLETFIDRENHTGGSIVSSQKVGPSIADDIKTSAMWSVVLALIAIGLYILIRFRNIAYSVGSVVALTSDTLMILGAYSLCWGWMPFSLEIDQTFIGAILTAIGYSINDKVVIFDRVREFFSLYPKRDRKQLFNDSLNTTLARTINTSLSTLIVLLCIFILGGDSIRSFAFAMILGVVIGTLSSLFVASPIAYMMMKNKKIVEPAVEIAK, encoded by the coding sequence ATGCAAAACAAAGGATTTGTAAAGGTTTTTGCGGTATTGCTCACACTGGTGTGTGTGTTCTATCTCTCCTTTTCTTTTGTGACTCGCCATTATACCAATAAGGCTAAAGAGTTTGCAAAAGGCGATGTGAAAGTAGAGCAGGACTACCTGGATTCTCTGGCTAATGAGAAAGTATTCTTCGGCAATTGGACACTGAAACAGTGCCGAGAGATGGAGATCAGTTTAGGTTTGGACTTAAAGGGTGGTATGAACGTCATCCTCGAAGTTTCCGTTCCCGATGTAATCAAAGCATTGGCGGACAACAAACCCGACGAAGCATTCAATCAAGCATTGGCAAATGCTGCAAAACAGGCTATTAGCAGCCAGGACGACGTCATTACGTTGTTTGTGAGAGAGTATCACAAAATTGCTCCGGACGCACGTCTTTCCGAGCTTTTCGCCACTCAACAGTTAAAAGACAAAGTTAACCAAAAGACCTCCGACGCGGAAGTAGAAAAGGTACTGCGCACGGAAGTAAAAGCCGCTGTTGACAACTCATACAACGTACTCCGTACTCGTATCGACCGTTTTGGTGTGGTTCAGCCCAACATCCAAAGTCTGGAAGACAAGATGGGACGTATCATGGTGGAACTTCCGGGTATCAAGGAACCGGAACGTGTAAGAAAATTACTTCAAGGTTCCGCTAATCTGGAGTTTTGGGAAACATACAACGCAAAGGATATTGCACCTTATCTGCAAGCTGCTGATAACAAACTGCGTAGCATTTTAGCCAATGAAGCACCTGCTGACAGTGCAGCTGTTGACAGCACCGCTGCTCCGGTTGTAGCACAAGCTATCAGCACAGCCGACAGTCTTGCCGCTGCATTGAAAGGCGAGAACAAAGCACAATCCGTTGATCTTGCACAAATCAAGAAAGAACATCCGTTGCTGGCTGTACTGCAAGTTAATTCCAGCGGACAAGGTCCTGTTGTAGCTTATGCTAATTACAAGGATACTGCTGACATCAACAAATATCTTTCCATGAAAGAAATTCAAGCCGAACTTCCGAAAGACCTTCGTCTGAAATGGGGTGTTTCCGCTTACGAATATGATCCGAAAGGACAAACTTTCGAACTTTACGCTATCCGCTCAACCGAACGTAACGGACGCGCTCCGCTGGAAGGTGATGTTGTTGTAAGCGCTAAAGACGAATACGATCAGTTTGGTAAACCTGCTGTAAGTATGTCAATGAATACAGACGGTTCACGCCGCTGGGCACAGTTGACTAAACAAAACATTGGTAAGAGCATCGCTATCGTATTGGACGGCTATGTATATTCTGCACCGAATGTAAATACTGAAATTACAGGTGGTAACTCGCAAATCACGGGTCACTTTACTCCCGAACAGGCAAAGGACTTAGCGAACGTACTGAAATCCGGTAAGATGCCGGCTCCCGCACGTATCGTTCAGGAAGATATCGTAGGTCCGTCTTTGGGACAGGCATCTATCAACGCCGGTGTATTCTCATTCATCGTAGCATTGATACTATTGATGATTTATATGTGCTCCATGTACGGTTTCATTCCGGGTATGGTTGCCAACGGCGCATTGGTACTGAACATGTTCTTTACAATGGGTATCCTTTCATCCTTCCAGGCGGCTCTGACAATGTCCGGTATTGCCGGTATGGTGTTAGCCCTGGGTATGGCTGTGGATGCGAACGTGTTGATCTATGAACGTACAAAAGAAGAGTTACGCGCAGGTAAGGGTGTGAAAAAAGCCCTCGCAGACGGTTATTCTAATGCATTCTCCGCTATCTTCGACTCAAATTTAACGTCTATCATCACGGGTATTATCCTGTTTAATTTCGGTACAGGTCCTATCCGTGGTTTTGCCACGACCTTGATTATCGGTATCTTGATTTCATTCTTTACCGCTGTGTTCATGACACGTCTGGTATATGAATACTTCATGAATAAAGATAAATGGCTGAACCTGACTTTCTCTTCCAAGATCTCTAAGAACCTGATGACGAATGTACATTTCGACTTCATGGGTAGAAATAAGCAATGGTTTACAATTACAGGCATTATCCTTGTTATCTGTATCGGTTCACTGTTCGTGCGTGGCTTGAGCCAGAGTATCGACTTCACCGGTGGACGCAACTTCAAGGTACAGTTTGAAAACGCCGTAGAACCGGAACAAGTACGTGAGTTAATCGCCAGCAAGTTCGGTGATTCTAATGTAAGTGTAATTGCTATCGGTACCGATAAGAAGACTGTACGTATCAGCACAAACTACCGTATCGAAGAAGAAGGTAATAATGTCGATTCAGAAATCGAAGCATATCTGTATGAAACGCTGAAACCGGTATTGACGCAGAACATCACGCTGGAGACATTCATCGACCGCGAAAATCACACAGGTGGCAGTATCGTCAGCTCACAGAAAGTAGGTCCGAGTATCGCAGATGATATCAAGACTTCGGCCATGTGGTCTGTAGTTCTCGCTCTTATCGCCATCGGTCTCTACATCTTGATCCGTTTCCGCAACATTGCATATAGTGTGGGTTCCGTAGTTGCACTGACCAGTGATACATTAATGATTCTTGGCGCTTATTCATTGTGCTGGGGTTGGATGCCGTTCTCTCTTGAAATTGACCAGACATTTATCGGTGCTATCCTTACGGCTATCGGTTATTCTATCAATGATAAAGTGGTAATCTTCGACCGTGTACGTGAATTCTTCAGCCTGTACCCGAAACGTGACAGAAAGCAATTGTTCAATGATTCGTTGAATACGACTCTGGCACGTACTATAAATACTTCATTGAGTACATTAATCGTGCTGCTGTGTATCTTCATCCTTGGTGGTGACTCTATCCGCAGTTTCGCATTTGCAATGATTCTCGGTGTTGTAATCGGTACATTATCTTCTCTGTTCGTTGCATCTCCTATCGCATATATGATGATGAAGAACAAAAAGATTGTTGAGCCTGCTGTTGAAATAGCAAAATAA
- a CDS encoding M3 family metallopeptidase — translation MFKKCIFILATSCMMYSCTTQTETNPFLTEFQTEHGVPPFDKIKLEHYEPAFLKGIEEQNANIDAIVNNSEAPTFENVIVALDNSSPILDRVSAIFYNMTEAETTDDLKELSIKLAPTLSEHSDNISLNQDLFKKVDAVYQQKDALGLTTEQQRLLEETHKGFVRSGANLSPEKQARLREVNKELSTLGIKFSDNVLNENNAFKLYIDKEEDLAGLPDWFRQSAAEKAKEDGQEGKWLFTLGNASRLPFLQYSENRPLREQMYKAYINRGNNNDKNDNKKNITDIVKLRLEKAQLLGFDCYSNFVLDNTMAKNSTTVMDFLNNLWSHSLPKAKAEAVELQKIMDKEGKGEKLEAWDWWFYTEKLRKEKYNLEENEIKPYFKLENVRGGAFAVANKLYGITLTKLEGIPVYHPDVEVFEVKDADGSHLGVFYVDYFPRPGKSGGAWMSNYREQQGAIRPLVCNVCSFTQPVGDMPSLLTIDEVETLFHEFGHALHGLLTKCNYKGISGTNVVRDFVELPSQINEHWATEPEVLKMYAKHYQTGETIPDSLIEKILNQKTFNQGFMTTELLAAAILDMNLHNLTDTQNLDVLAYEKEAMDKLELIPEIAPRYRTTYFNHIIGGYAAGYYSYLWANVLDNDAFEAFKEHGIFDKKTADLFRNNVLEKGNSEDPMTLYKNFRGTEPQLEPMLKNRGMK, via the coding sequence ATGTTTAAGAAGTGTATTTTTATTTTAGCTACAAGTTGTATGATGTACTCCTGTACCACGCAAACGGAAACTAATCCGTTCCTGACTGAGTTCCAAACCGAACATGGCGTACCGCCTTTCGATAAAATCAAACTGGAACACTATGAACCTGCCTTTCTGAAAGGCATTGAAGAGCAAAATGCAAATATCGATGCAATAGTGAACAATTCCGAGGCGCCAACCTTTGAAAACGTAATCGTTGCTCTCGATAATAGCTCTCCGATATTGGACCGGGTTAGCGCCATCTTCTATAACATGACGGAAGCAGAAACAACAGATGATCTGAAAGAATTATCTATTAAACTCGCCCCGACATTGTCCGAACACAGTGATAATATCTCACTGAATCAGGATCTTTTCAAGAAAGTTGATGCTGTATACCAACAGAAAGACGCGCTGGGACTGACTACCGAACAACAACGCCTGTTGGAAGAGACCCATAAAGGTTTTGTCCGTTCCGGTGCAAACTTATCCCCAGAGAAACAGGCACGCTTACGCGAAGTCAATAAAGAACTGTCTACATTAGGTATCAAATTCAGTGATAATGTTCTGAATGAAAACAATGCCTTCAAACTTTATATAGACAAGGAAGAAGACCTTGCCGGACTGCCCGACTGGTTCCGTCAAAGCGCTGCTGAAAAAGCCAAAGAAGACGGACAAGAAGGCAAATGGCTGTTTACATTGGGTAATGCCAGTCGTCTTCCATTCCTGCAATACTCCGAAAATCGTCCGTTACGCGAACAAATGTATAAAGCCTACATCAACCGCGGCAACAACAATGACAAGAATGACAACAAGAAAAATATTACAGACATCGTAAAACTGCGTCTTGAAAAAGCGCAATTACTGGGATTCGACTGTTATTCTAATTTTGTTCTGGATAATACGATGGCTAAAAATTCCACAACCGTTATGGACTTCTTAAACAACCTGTGGAGCCATTCATTGCCAAAAGCAAAAGCCGAAGCTGTTGAATTGCAGAAAATAATGGATAAAGAAGGCAAAGGTGAAAAACTGGAAGCGTGGGACTGGTGGTTCTATACAGAAAAACTCCGCAAAGAGAAATACAATCTGGAAGAAAACGAAATCAAGCCTTACTTTAAGTTGGAAAATGTACGCGGAGGCGCTTTCGCTGTAGCTAATAAGCTTTATGGCATCACTTTAACGAAATTGGAAGGTATCCCCGTATACCACCCCGATGTAGAAGTATTCGAAGTGAAAGATGCAGACGGCTCACACTTGGGTGTTTTCTACGTAGATTATTTCCCCCGTCCGGGTAAGAGCGGCGGTGCATGGATGAGCAACTATCGCGAACAACAAGGTGCTATCCGCCCGTTGGTATGCAATGTATGCAGTTTCACACAGCCCGTAGGCGATATGCCTTCATTGCTGACTATTGACGAAGTGGAAACACTATTCCATGAATTTGGTCATGCCCTGCATGGATTGCTGACAAAATGCAACTATAAAGGTATTTCCGGCACAAACGTAGTACGCGACTTCGTTGAGTTGCCTTCACAAATCAATGAGCATTGGGCTACCGAACCTGAAGTATTGAAAATGTATGCCAAACATTATCAAACCGGCGAAACTATCCCCGACAGCCTTATTGAAAAGATTCTGAATCAGAAAACCTTCAACCAAGGCTTCATGACCACCGAATTACTGGCTGCTGCCATTCTGGATATGAATCTGCACAACCTGACAGACACCCAGAACCTGGACGTATTGGCATATGAGAAAGAGGCCATGGACAAACTGGAGCTTATTCCGGAAATAGCTCCACGCTATCGTACCACCTACTTCAACCATATCATTGGCGGTTATGCTGCCGGCTATTACAGCTATTTGTGGGCAAATGTATTGGACAACGATGCTTTCGAAGCTTTCAAGGAACACGGCATCTTTGACAAAAAGACAGCCGACCTCTTCCGGAATAACGTTTTGGAAAAGGGTAACAGCGAAGATCCGATGACTCTTTACAAGAACTTCCGCGGAACGGAGCCACAACTGGAACCGATGTTAAAAAATCGCGGAATGAAATAA
- a CDS encoding endonuclease/exonuclease/phosphatase family protein: MKHIGKFVAYLILAVNIFFISLLLLTAYSPHIKPVAHPVESCFGLTFPIFLVINICFFIFWLIIQKYKFALFPLVAFLLCYSQIRTYLPLNFHTSKLPENSFKVLSYNIMGFDGAVKKDGENLILNYLKNSGADILCLQEYQTIESPRYLSQKDVEKALKDYPYHNIQIVGRGSGKGHTNRIACYSKFPILSSRKLDYVSEYNGSVVYELKMGEDTVMLINNHLESNKLTKEDKVVYESMLKSPETEKVKSGARLLIRKLAEASAIRAPQADSIAQEISASRYPYIIVCGDFNDTPISYAHRVIEKGLNDAFTKSGRGLGISYNQNKFYFRIDNILASKNLKPYNCTVDRSIKESDHYPIWCYLKRKD; this comes from the coding sequence ATAAAGCATATTGGTAAATTCGTAGCCTACCTGATTTTAGCGGTTAATATTTTCTTTATAAGCTTGCTGCTTCTCACCGCTTACAGCCCGCACATCAAGCCGGTTGCTCACCCCGTAGAGTCCTGCTTCGGGCTGACATTTCCTATTTTCCTGGTGATAAACATCTGTTTTTTCATCTTTTGGCTTATTATTCAAAAGTATAAGTTTGCACTTTTTCCACTGGTAGCATTTCTTTTATGCTATTCACAAATACGGACTTATCTCCCGCTCAATTTCCACACTAGCAAATTACCCGAAAACAGTTTCAAGGTCTTGTCATATAACATCATGGGCTTCGACGGAGCGGTCAAAAAGGATGGTGAGAATCTCATTCTGAATTATCTGAAGAATAGCGGAGCAGATATCTTATGCCTGCAAGAATACCAAACGATAGAATCTCCCCGTTATCTCAGCCAGAAAGATGTGGAAAAGGCTTTAAAAGATTATCCCTATCATAACATCCAGATAGTGGGAAGAGGAAGTGGAAAAGGCCACACCAACCGGATAGCCTGCTACTCTAAATTCCCTATTCTTTCATCCCGTAAACTGGATTATGTCAGTGAATACAATGGTTCAGTGGTTTATGAACTGAAAATGGGAGAAGATACCGTAATGCTCATCAACAATCATCTGGAATCTAACAAGCTGACTAAAGAAGACAAAGTAGTCTACGAAAGTATGCTCAAATCTCCTGAAACGGAAAAAGTTAAAAGCGGTGCACGCCTGCTCATCCGCAAGCTAGCAGAAGCATCCGCCATTCGCGCCCCACAAGCAGACAGTATCGCCCAGGAAATCTCAGCGTCACGATACCCTTATATCATCGTCTGCGGCGACTTTAACGATACACCGATTTCCTATGCACACCGGGTCATTGAAAAAGGATTAAATGATGCTTTCACCAAGTCCGGCCGCGGACTGGGTATTTCTTATAATCAGAATAAATTCTATTTCCGGATAGACAATATCCTGGCAAGCAAAAACCTTAAACCTTATAACTGTACGGTGGATCGTTCCATAAAAGAATCCGACCATTATCCAATCTGGTGTTATCTGAAGAGAAAAGATTGA